The following coding sequences are from one Candidatus Nitrohelix vancouverensis window:
- a CDS encoding pyruvate, phosphate dikinase: MSKKYLYFFSGEETEGNAEMRDLLGGKGANLAEMASLGIAVPPGFTITTEACLAFFKNDSQLPPTLWTEVKKRLAQLEKTLNKKFGDPVNPLLVSVRSGARESMPGMMDTVLNLGLNDDTARGLAESTGNEWFANDCHRRFIAMFANVALGVKFEHFEAIMDKQRKLKQVEADTELQVRDLKTIISKFKAVVKKQTGSPFPDSPIDQLKKAIEAVFHSWNSPRAITYRKIHAISHDWGTAVNVQAMVFGNMGDDSATGVAFTRNPATGEKKFFGEYMINAQGEDVVAGIRTPSPISELEAVMPEVYEELVRVYQKLENHYKDMQDLEFTIENRKLFLLQTRSGKRTAPAAIKVAVDMVGEGLISKREAVMRVSPGQLDQIFHPMIDPNATVNVLAKGLGASPGAAFGKIVFTPEGAQLRADKKEKVILVRAETSPEDIHGMNVSQGILTAKGGMTSHAAVVARAMGKPCVSGCSNLDIDMKKKRATLNGTVLTENDSITLDGANGQVIAGEAPLIQPRLTSSFARLMNLAGEFRTLQIRANADTPHDALVARDFGAQGIGLCRTEHMFFNKERILLVRRMICSQKEKDRAETLKKLLPIQRNDFTEIFRVMDGLPVTIRLLDPPLHEFLPSNKEDIKVLAKEMKISATALAKQINSQREINPMLGLRGCRLGIAFPEIYRMQARAILEAASKLIKKGGKIYPEIMIPLVSHVNEFVITRDQILEEAEDVQKKTDIKLPLKIGTMIELPRAALTADAIGREADFFSFGTNDLTQTSYGISRDDSAGFLPNYLDQQLLEEDPFVSVDQDGVGELIKIAIEKGKGANKKLHLGICGEHGGDPKSITFFNQLGLDYVSCSPFRVPTALLAAAQAAIEAV; the protein is encoded by the coding sequence ATGTCTAAAAAATACCTCTATTTTTTCAGCGGAGAAGAAACCGAAGGCAACGCGGAAATGCGCGACCTGCTTGGGGGCAAAGGCGCCAACCTGGCTGAAATGGCCTCCCTCGGCATCGCCGTGCCCCCCGGATTCACCATAACGACCGAGGCCTGCCTTGCGTTTTTTAAAAACGACTCCCAGTTACCCCCGACCCTTTGGACTGAGGTTAAAAAACGTCTCGCGCAATTGGAGAAAACGCTCAACAAAAAATTTGGAGACCCCGTCAACCCCCTGCTCGTCTCTGTTCGCTCCGGCGCCCGGGAATCCATGCCCGGAATGATGGACACCGTTCTCAACCTCGGGCTTAACGATGATACCGCCAGGGGTCTGGCTGAAAGCACCGGCAATGAATGGTTTGCAAACGACTGCCACAGACGCTTCATCGCCATGTTCGCCAACGTCGCCCTCGGCGTTAAATTCGAACACTTTGAAGCGATCATGGACAAACAGCGCAAGCTGAAACAAGTCGAAGCCGACACCGAACTCCAGGTGCGCGACCTCAAAACCATTATCAGCAAATTCAAAGCCGTGGTGAAGAAGCAAACCGGCTCGCCGTTTCCAGATTCGCCGATAGATCAACTCAAAAAAGCCATCGAAGCGGTTTTCCATTCATGGAATTCTCCGCGCGCAATCACCTACCGCAAAATCCACGCGATTTCGCACGACTGGGGCACCGCAGTGAACGTACAAGCGATGGTATTTGGCAATATGGGAGACGACTCCGCCACCGGCGTGGCCTTCACCCGCAACCCGGCGACCGGAGAGAAAAAATTCTTTGGCGAGTACATGATAAACGCCCAGGGCGAAGACGTCGTCGCCGGCATACGCACCCCCAGCCCGATTTCTGAACTCGAAGCGGTCATGCCCGAAGTCTACGAAGAACTGGTGCGGGTCTATCAAAAGCTGGAGAACCATTACAAGGACATGCAGGACCTTGAATTCACCATCGAGAACCGCAAACTGTTCCTGCTACAAACGAGATCCGGCAAACGCACCGCTCCCGCCGCCATCAAAGTGGCCGTCGATATGGTGGGGGAAGGGCTTATCAGCAAACGCGAAGCGGTCATGCGCGTGTCGCCCGGTCAACTCGATCAGATTTTTCATCCCATGATCGACCCAAACGCCACCGTCAACGTGCTGGCCAAAGGTCTGGGAGCCTCACCCGGAGCCGCGTTCGGAAAAATCGTATTCACCCCCGAGGGCGCTCAGCTACGCGCCGACAAAAAAGAAAAAGTCATTCTGGTCCGCGCCGAAACCTCACCCGAAGACATTCACGGCATGAACGTATCCCAGGGCATCCTGACCGCCAAAGGCGGCATGACTTCGCACGCCGCCGTCGTCGCGCGTGCCATGGGCAAACCCTGCGTGTCCGGCTGTAGCAATCTGGATATCGACATGAAAAAGAAACGGGCGACGCTCAACGGAACCGTGTTGACTGAAAACGACAGCATCACCCTCGACGGCGCCAACGGACAAGTCATCGCAGGCGAAGCGCCGCTCATTCAACCGCGCCTGACCAGTTCCTTTGCCCGCCTGATGAATCTTGCGGGAGAATTCAGAACCCTGCAAATTCGCGCCAACGCGGACACCCCGCACGATGCGCTGGTGGCGCGCGACTTCGGCGCGCAAGGCATCGGACTGTGCCGAACCGAACATATGTTTTTTAACAAGGAACGAATTCTGCTGGTGCGACGCATGATCTGTTCGCAAAAAGAAAAAGATCGCGCCGAAACCCTGAAAAAATTATTGCCCATCCAGCGCAACGACTTCACGGAGATTTTTCGCGTCATGGACGGCTTGCCCGTAACCATACGCCTGCTCGACCCGCCCTTGCACGAATTCCTGCCGTCCAATAAAGAAGACATCAAGGTGCTTGCAAAGGAAATGAAAATTTCCGCCACCGCGCTGGCAAAACAGATCAACTCGCAACGCGAGATCAATCCCATGCTCGGTTTGCGCGGGTGCCGACTCGGTATCGCCTTCCCGGAAATCTATCGCATGCAGGCGCGCGCTATTCTCGAGGCGGCATCGAAACTAATCAAAAAAGGCGGCAAGATTTACCCGGAGATCATGATTCCCCTTGTCAGTCACGTCAACGAATTCGTCATCACCCGCGATCAGATACTGGAAGAGGCGGAGGACGTTCAGAAAAAAACCGACATTAAGTTGCCCCTCAAGATAGGAACCATGATCGAACTGCCGCGCGCGGCTCTCACTGCAGACGCCATCGGCCGCGAAGCGGACTTCTTTTCGTTCGGTACTAACGATCTCACGCAGACCAGCTACGGCATCAGCCGAGACGATTCCGCCGGCTTCCTGCCGAACTATCTCGACCAGCAATTACTGGAAGAAGATCCTTTTGTCTCCGTCGATCAGGATGGCGTAGGAGAATTGATCAAAATCGCCATCGAAAAAGGCAAGGGCGCCAACAAGAAACTGCATCTTGGCATCTGCGGCGAACATGGCGGCGACCCGAAATCCATCACGTTCTTCAATCAACTCGGGTTGGACTATGTGAGCTGTTCTCCATTCCGCGTACCCACCGCCTTGCTGGCCGCCGCACAAGCCGCTATCGAAGCGGTGTAG
- a CDS encoding isoprenylcysteine carboxylmethyltransferase family protein, with the protein MKLSRSLIFAFFLFPFNVMGVIPGILLWLSQKGRVLEFFDMHFSPFRTAAALLLIGLGVYLCWKTVSLFTTHGDGTPAPFDPPKKLVALGIYRHTRNPMMLGVWYVLLGEAALFGSTPIFLWGLLFILGCLVLIPFWEEPDLEKRFGASYLTYKNNVPRWLPRIKAWDGRSAS; encoded by the coding sequence ATGAAATTGTCACGATCCCTGATCTTCGCGTTCTTCCTGTTTCCATTCAACGTCATGGGCGTCATTCCCGGAATCCTGCTCTGGCTATCCCAGAAAGGTCGGGTTCTGGAGTTTTTTGACATGCACTTCAGTCCCTTCCGAACGGCGGCCGCTCTCCTGCTCATCGGACTCGGCGTCTATCTGTGTTGGAAAACCGTTTCGCTATTCACAACCCACGGAGACGGCACGCCCGCCCCCTTCGATCCGCCCAAAAAGCTGGTCGCGCTGGGTATTTACCGCCATACGCGGAATCCGATGATGTTGGGCGTATGGTATGTATTGCTGGGCGAGGCGGCCTTGTTTGGCTCCACTCCCATTTTCCTTTGGGGGCTTTTGTTTATTCTGGGCTGTCTGGTTCTCATCCCCTTCTGGGAAGAACCCGATCTGGAAAAACGCTTTGGAGCCTCTTACCTGACTTACAAAAACAACGTGCCGCGCTGGTTGCCAAGGATCAAAGCCTGGGACGGAAGGAGCGCTTCGTGA
- a CDS encoding response regulator produces the protein MNFDAKILIVDDELPARKLLMGYLQKIGYENLTDVDSAEKAIQKLCIEKFDLVISDWNMPQMTGLEFYQLITERELITGVPFLMVTSVNEKDNVLKAIKMGVQGYIIKPFDVETLQDKIDDVLK, from the coding sequence ATGAACTTTGACGCTAAAATTTTGATAGTTGATGATGAACTTCCGGCTCGAAAACTGCTAATGGGCTATCTGCAAAAAATTGGTTATGAGAACCTGACTGATGTGGATAGCGCAGAAAAAGCCATCCAAAAGTTATGCATTGAAAAATTTGATCTGGTCATTTCAGATTGGAACATGCCTCAAATGACGGGTTTGGAATTTTATCAGTTGATCACGGAGAGAGAGCTGATTACAGGCGTTCCGTTTTTGATGGTGACGAGCGTGAACGAAAAAGATAATGTTCTCAAGGCGATCAAAATGGGCGTGCAGGGTTATATCATCAAACCCTTTGATGTGGAAACCTTGCAGGATAAAATTGATGACGTTTTAAAGTAA
- a CDS encoding type II/IV secretion system protein, whose amino-acid sequence MNQSSKFFDLLVARGVLDKASVEVILKKSGNDAFEAVLKMKEGEIDVQATTNDLGQWWADCNGLAYVELSKSLFQPGVVQKLPKDFSYAHTIIPLYQFGDAVTVAVADVSNKDILKEAGELMGAPASPVFSFPDEIQDALAIQYQTENSIEEITSKISGALISSSGNEATLESIKEIAGDKAIVDLVQSIFLLGLKEGASDIHIEPYENRVNVRFRIDGILYNRMSFGKSVLPPLISRLKILSNTNITENRRPQDGRISFKLSSRSIDVRFATMPTIFGEKITLRILGRALVQDVPGLDELSLSAANRSKLEDIIRTPNGVIFVTGPTGSGKTTTLFSILNQLNEPETNILTVEDPVEYRLEGITQVQVNAAIDLDFAKVLRSFLRHDPDIILVGEIRDLETAKVASQAALTGHLVMATMHTNNSLQAITRLVEIGVEPFLVAPSVIGVVAQRLVRKICEQCKEKYEVDEALLNETFLWDGMEKVYFYRGRGCEKCKHSGYSGRIALHEILIVDEQVRDFIAKSSSILEVKKYVESDTVDFQTLRYDGLKKVLRGLTTIDEINKTTPKELKVNF is encoded by the coding sequence ATGAACCAGAGCTCAAAATTCTTTGACCTTCTGGTTGCCAGGGGCGTGCTGGACAAGGCTTCTGTCGAGGTCATTTTAAAAAAATCAGGGAACGACGCGTTTGAAGCGGTGCTCAAGATGAAAGAGGGCGAGATCGATGTGCAAGCCACGACTAACGACCTGGGGCAGTGGTGGGCCGATTGCAATGGTCTGGCTTATGTGGAATTGAGCAAGTCGCTCTTCCAGCCCGGCGTGGTGCAAAAGCTCCCTAAAGATTTTTCATACGCGCATACGATCATCCCTTTGTATCAATTTGGCGATGCGGTGACGGTTGCTGTCGCCGATGTGAGTAATAAAGATATTCTCAAAGAAGCTGGGGAGTTGATGGGGGCGCCTGCCAGCCCCGTTTTTAGTTTTCCCGATGAGATACAGGATGCATTGGCAATCCAATACCAAACGGAAAATTCGATTGAAGAGATCACCAGTAAAATCTCAGGGGCTCTGATTTCAAGTTCCGGCAACGAAGCGACTCTGGAGAGTATCAAGGAAATTGCCGGGGATAAGGCGATCGTCGACCTGGTTCAGTCTATCTTCCTTTTGGGGCTTAAAGAAGGCGCCAGCGATATTCATATTGAACCCTACGAGAACAGGGTCAACGTTCGTTTTCGCATCGACGGAATTTTGTACAATCGCATGAGTTTTGGCAAGAGCGTTCTACCGCCTTTGATTTCGAGATTGAAGATCCTGTCAAATACAAATATTACGGAAAACAGAAGGCCGCAGGATGGGCGGATCAGCTTTAAATTGTCCTCGCGTTCTATCGACGTTCGTTTTGCCACGATGCCGACGATTTTCGGAGAAAAAATCACGCTTCGTATTCTGGGTCGCGCCCTGGTTCAGGATGTGCCGGGCTTGGACGAGCTGAGCTTGTCGGCGGCTAATCGTAGCAAGCTGGAGGACATCATCCGAACGCCTAATGGCGTCATTTTTGTGACCGGACCTACGGGTTCGGGCAAGACGACCACCCTGTTCTCTATTCTCAATCAACTGAACGAGCCTGAAACAAATATTTTAACCGTTGAAGACCCTGTTGAGTATCGTCTGGAAGGCATCACGCAGGTTCAGGTCAATGCTGCGATTGATCTGGATTTCGCCAAAGTCTTGCGGTCTTTTCTGCGGCACGATCCGGATATCATTCTGGTCGGGGAAATTCGCGATCTGGAGACGGCCAAGGTCGCTTCACAGGCCGCGCTGACCGGGCATTTGGTCATGGCGACCATGCACACGAACAACTCGCTTCAGGCGATCACCCGGCTTGTTGAAATTGGCGTCGAGCCTTTTCTGGTGGCCCCGTCGGTGATCGGCGTGGTCGCGCAACGACTGGTAAGAAAAATTTGTGAACAGTGTAAAGAGAAGTACGAGGTTGACGAGGCATTGCTCAATGAAACGTTTTTATGGGATGGAATGGAAAAGGTCTATTTCTACAGAGGCCGGGGTTGTGAAAAATGCAAGCATTCAGGCTACTCCGGGCGGATCGCCTTGCATGAGATCCTCATCGTTGATGAGCAGGTTCGGGATTTTATCGCTAAAAGCAGTTCAATACTGGAAGTGAAAAAATATGTGGAAAGCGACACGGTTGATTTTCAGACGCTTCGTTATGACGGTTTGAAAAAGGTATTGAGGGGCCTCACGACGATTGACGAAATTAATAAAACCACTCCAAAAGAATTAAAGGTTAATTTTTAG
- a CDS encoding glycine--tRNA ligase subunit beta → MEQPVASDLFIEIGSEEIPSGYVRPALNFLDKEIRAFFEKNKLTFADSQVFGTPRRLAIHFSTVQTEQKDEEETLLGPSVQAAFDDAGKPTRAAQGFARSKGIDPEDLQIVDSPKGKVIAATVKREGQATQALLEAWLPQLIKSIPFPKKMRWADNPSAFARPLHWIVSLFGDRTLKINFDGVRAGNQSRGHRFLAPQTFTVENLASYQKQCREHRIIADPNERKQEIERQVRELATAAGGQVEPDDALLEEVNQLVEYPFAILGNFEAKYLELPKELLSIVMKRHQRYFPVASSKGELLNHFITISNIQQGEGEEVRKGNERVIRARLDDASFFYKEDRKKPLADFVDALNGVVFQKKLGTSYEKMTRIASLAEALASAVSPEDKEDAIRAARLCKADLVTQMVYEFPELQGIMGGYYARHSGENDAVSQAVKDHYKPAFAGDSTPETSVGAIIALADKLDTILGCIGVGLIPSGSEDPYGLRRHALGIIQIIQQRQWSISLNALIDEGLNHLDAKIKLTRDEIRSHVLDLFAQRYKSSLKDEGFPYDAIDAVLASGIDALADVQAKVRAFSDLKQQAYFEDLSVTFRRVVSILDDSAFGDIDSTLLKDPVEIKLHQSWQELKTPVRSLVENKQFSQALEKIVEIKPSVDAFFDGVMVMDKDLAIRSNRLRLLRNVSLLFSDLADFSRIVFKKG, encoded by the coding sequence ATGGAACAACCCGTCGCCTCCGACCTGTTCATTGAAATCGGTTCCGAAGAAATCCCCTCAGGATACGTCCGTCCGGCCTTGAATTTTCTGGACAAGGAAATCCGGGCCTTCTTCGAGAAAAACAAACTCACTTTTGCCGACTCACAAGTGTTCGGCACACCGCGACGCCTGGCCATCCATTTTTCCACGGTCCAAACAGAACAAAAAGACGAAGAGGAAACCCTGCTCGGCCCCAGCGTACAAGCCGCCTTCGACGATGCAGGCAAACCGACGCGCGCCGCTCAGGGATTTGCCAGAAGTAAAGGCATCGACCCCGAAGACCTGCAAATTGTCGACAGTCCAAAAGGCAAAGTCATCGCCGCAACCGTCAAGCGCGAAGGACAAGCGACGCAGGCCCTGCTCGAAGCATGGCTCCCGCAATTGATCAAAAGCATTCCGTTCCCTAAAAAAATGCGCTGGGCCGACAACCCCTCCGCTTTCGCGCGCCCGCTACACTGGATCGTCAGCTTGTTTGGAGATCGTACTCTGAAAATAAATTTCGACGGCGTCCGCGCCGGAAATCAGTCGCGCGGGCATCGTTTTCTGGCGCCCCAGACATTCACCGTCGAAAACCTCGCCAGCTACCAGAAGCAATGCCGCGAGCATCGCATCATCGCCGATCCCAACGAACGCAAACAGGAAATCGAACGACAAGTCCGGGAACTCGCAACAGCCGCCGGAGGCCAAGTGGAACCCGACGACGCGCTTCTTGAAGAAGTGAACCAACTGGTCGAATATCCCTTCGCCATCCTCGGAAATTTCGAAGCCAAATACCTCGAGCTACCCAAAGAATTGCTGAGCATCGTCATGAAACGCCACCAGCGTTATTTTCCCGTCGCTTCGTCAAAAGGAGAATTGCTGAACCACTTCATCACCATCAGCAACATCCAGCAAGGCGAAGGCGAGGAAGTTCGCAAAGGCAATGAACGCGTGATTCGCGCCCGCTTGGATGACGCCAGCTTCTTCTATAAAGAAGATCGAAAAAAACCGCTCGCAGATTTTGTCGATGCCCTGAACGGCGTCGTCTTTCAGAAAAAACTCGGTACCTCCTACGAGAAAATGACCCGCATCGCCTCGCTGGCCGAAGCGCTCGCCAGCGCCGTCAGCCCCGAAGACAAGGAAGACGCCATACGCGCCGCGCGCTTGTGCAAGGCCGACCTCGTGACCCAGATGGTCTATGAATTTCCCGAACTGCAAGGCATCATGGGCGGCTATTACGCCCGCCACTCCGGAGAAAACGACGCCGTATCGCAAGCCGTAAAAGATCATTACAAGCCCGCATTCGCAGGCGATTCCACACCGGAAACCTCCGTCGGCGCAATCATCGCCCTGGCCGACAAACTCGACACCATTTTAGGGTGCATCGGCGTCGGACTCATCCCTTCCGGCTCCGAAGATCCTTACGGACTGCGCCGCCATGCGCTCGGCATTATCCAGATCATTCAACAACGGCAATGGAGCATTTCGCTCAACGCCTTGATTGATGAAGGTCTGAACCATCTCGACGCAAAAATCAAATTAACGCGCGATGAAATCCGCTCGCATGTGCTGGACTTGTTCGCGCAACGCTACAAATCATCCCTCAAAGACGAAGGCTTTCCCTACGACGCCATCGACGCCGTGCTCGCTTCCGGCATCGATGCCCTTGCCGACGTGCAGGCGAAAGTTCGCGCCTTCTCCGATCTGAAACAGCAAGCCTACTTTGAAGACCTTTCCGTCACCTTCCGGCGCGTCGTCAGCATTCTTGATGACAGCGCCTTTGGAGACATCGACTCGACGCTCCTGAAAGACCCGGTCGAAATCAAACTCCACCAAAGCTGGCAGGAATTGAAAACTCCAGTACGCTCACTCGTAGAAAACAAACAATTTTCTCAAGCCCTGGAGAAAATCGTAGAGATCAAACCTTCCGTCGACGCATTTTTTGACGGCGTGATGGTCATGGACAAAGACCTTGCGATACGCTCCAATCGCCTGCGGCTCCTACGCAACGTATCCCTTCTCTTTTCAGACCTCGCCGACTTTTCACGCATCGTTTTCAAAAAAGGTTGA
- a CDS encoding hybrid sensor histidine kinase/response regulator codes for MKILLADDTPANIQILHRVFADQGLEIFIATSGDVALENIRRSQPDLVLLDIMMPGLSGFEVCKALKEDEATRDIPVIFISAKNETEDIVEGFDLGAVDYVVKPFRLEEVIARVTTQLRLRRVDQENQKLVEAKNVFLGMAAHDLRNPLVCIRGFSELLKDEDLDVESQIEYKELIHSVSNEMLTILNDLLDISQIESGKLKLTLKPNDLGKLVERRVHLNKNIAKKKEIQILSELESLPSVQFDFERMGQVLDNFISNAIKFSPQGTVIRVRLKQSENKARIEVVDEGPGISEDEISQLFGEFQKLSSRPTAGESSTGLGLAIVKKIVNAHGGEVGVTSEVGRGSSFYFCLPLDAPA; via the coding sequence ATGAAGATCCTGCTTGCGGATGACACGCCCGCCAATATTCAGATATTGCACCGGGTGTTTGCCGATCAGGGTCTTGAGATTTTCATTGCGACGAGCGGCGATGTGGCGCTGGAGAATATCAGAAGATCCCAGCCCGATCTGGTCTTGCTGGATATCATGATGCCGGGACTCAGCGGTTTTGAAGTTTGCAAGGCGCTCAAGGAGGACGAGGCGACTCGCGACATTCCCGTCATTTTCATCAGCGCAAAAAATGAGACTGAGGATATCGTGGAAGGATTCGATCTTGGCGCGGTTGATTACGTCGTCAAGCCCTTCCGCCTTGAAGAGGTGATCGCGCGCGTTACGACACAACTGAGATTGAGACGAGTCGATCAGGAGAATCAAAAACTTGTTGAAGCCAAGAATGTATTTCTTGGCATGGCGGCTCACGATTTGAGAAACCCACTCGTGTGCATCCGCGGATTCAGCGAGTTGTTGAAGGACGAAGATCTTGATGTCGAATCGCAAATTGAGTACAAGGAATTGATTCATTCCGTGAGCAACGAGATGTTGACGATTTTGAATGATCTTCTGGACATTTCACAGATCGAAAGCGGGAAATTAAAACTAACGTTGAAGCCCAATGATCTTGGAAAGCTGGTTGAACGTCGGGTGCATCTGAATAAAAATATTGCGAAAAAGAAAGAAATCCAGATTCTCAGCGAGTTGGAATCCTTGCCTTCGGTTCAATTCGATTTCGAACGAATGGGGCAGGTGTTGGACAATTTTATCAGCAACGCGATCAAATTTTCTCCCCAGGGAACCGTCATCCGCGTCCGTTTAAAACAGTCGGAAAATAAGGCGCGTATCGAAGTCGTGGATGAGGGACCCGGAATTTCAGAGGATGAAATCAGCCAGTTGTTTGGAGAGTTTCAAAAATTGAGCAGTCGGCCAACCGCCGGGGAAAGTAGCACGGGACTGGGTCTGGCTATTGTGAAAAAAATCGTCAACGCGCACGGCGGCGAGGTTGGGGTTACGAGCGAAGTCGGCCGTGGAAGCTCGTTTTATTTTTGCCTGCCTCTGGACGCGCCCGCCTGA
- a CDS encoding response regulator — protein MNTAKKIRAVVADDEMHIRRMVVSVLKTMQCEIVGEASNGQEAIELFEKERPDILFMDINMPLKRGDDALVEIMQAHPNAFVIMLTSVSDVSTIQKCVDAGAVDYIRKDTPIPELKLMLKEAWDEFNKKR, from the coding sequence ATGAACACAGCCAAAAAAATCAGAGCGGTGGTTGCGGATGACGAAATGCATATCCGCCGTATGGTTGTGAGCGTTTTGAAAACGATGCAGTGCGAAATCGTCGGCGAAGCGTCCAACGGTCAGGAAGCGATTGAATTGTTCGAGAAGGAACGCCCGGATATCTTGTTCATGGACATCAACATGCCTCTGAAACGGGGGGATGACGCCTTGGTGGAAATCATGCAGGCCCATCCGAATGCCTTCGTTATTATGCTCACTTCTGTGTCCGACGTCAGCACAATCCAGAAATGTGTCGATGCGGGCGCTGTGGATTATATTCGCAAGGACACTCCCATCCCCGAATTGAAACTCATGCTCAAAGAAGCGTGGGACGAGTTCAATAAAAAACGGTGA